The nucleotide sequence CATTGAATACCGTATGGAACATGGCCAAAAAGAGTGGTAGCTGACTACTGAGGGCACTACCGGAGAGGGCGTAGATATTACCGGGAGTAATCCAATTGACAAACGTCAACAGGGGGTGGAATAGAATCAAGGAGATCAAGCTTCCAAAGACGTTGAAAATGATATGTGCCCATGCAGCACGTTTCGCAGTAGTGCTCGTTCCAATGGAAGCGAGGTATGCTGTGATGGTTGTTCCAATATTGGAGCCAAGAATCATGGCAGCCGCTGCGGTAACGCCGAGCCAACCATTGTATGCCATGGTAAGGGTCATTGCCATGGCAGCTGATGAAGACTGAACAACAATGGTAATAACGGTTCCAAGGATGATACAGAGAAGGTTGATCCAGAGCGTATCATTGTTGATTGCAGATAGGAATGCCAAGGCATCCACATTACCGGTGATGTCCGGTATTGAGTGGCTCATGAAATTCAGGCCAAGGAAAAGAATGCCGAATCCGAGCAAAACGTCTGCGATATCACGCTGTTGAGCTTTCTTGCTGAACATCAATGGGCCGGCAAAAGCAATGGAAATAAGTGCCAGAACAGTGATGTCAAGCTTGAAACCCAACAACGCCACCAACCAACCGGTAAAGGTGGTACCGATGTTGGCACCGAGAATGACTCCGATGGCTTGGGTAAGCCCCATCAGTCCTGCGTTGACAAAGCTTACTACCATGACCGTGGTTGCTGAAGAACTCTGAATGATAATGGTAATAAGAATACCGGTAAGGATGGACACCAACCGGTTTTTAGTCATGAGTTTAAGAACTGCTTTCATCTTGTCACCGGCAGTCTTCTGGAGGCCTTCACTAAGGAGTTTTATTCCAAACAGGAAAAGACCCAAGCTGCCGACAATCTGGAAAAAGATCACAATCGTATTCATATCATTGGTACCGTACCAATTTTTTGTCTCGTTGGTAAAGTAGAACCCCTTCGATTGCATGAAAATCGTTTGTTGGCAGTGGTTCTGCAATCTTAATAATGGATTGAACTTTCAGCGGTGTTGTTGTATGGTTCAGCCATGAGCATCATCAAACCCCATAAACTTGGGATTATCTCGGGCCCAGGTTCGGAATATTTTACAGGAAAGGTGGTAAAACACCTCCGGCGTCTCTATCTTGAACGGTATGAAAAACTGTCCAGTGCATTGGCTAAACGCCATGGTATGCGTGAAGATGAGATTCTCAAGACAGTCACGTTGATGGATGACTTGAATAATAAGCGAATACCAAGAAGCAAATGCCCGACGACGTTCCAATGTCCAGATTTTACTATCAAGGTGAAATATACCAAGTTTGCAAATGGGGAAGAGAAGGCTGAGATTCTTGATGCAGTCAGGGGTTTGAGAATCTTCATTGTCTATGATGTTTCCAATATGGAACCTGTTAAGGTTGCTGGTTCTGATGAACCGGTCAGTCTTTCGGTCAATGACCATCTTATGTTCCTCTTTACCACCATCAATGCACTCCAACTTGCAGGAGCTGAGAGTGTTACCTTGGTACTTCCTACTTATCCTTATTCACGGCAACACAAGAAGGGTGCCCGTGAGGCACTCACCGCAGCTATGTTTGGGCATATGTGTGAGTTGTTGGGAGTTGAGCGTATTATTACCTTGGATATTCATAGCCGAGAGATTGAGAACAGCTTCTCAAAGCTTCATCTTGAAAATCTGCATGCTTCTTACCAGGTACTGATTGCGCTTCGCAAGATTATCGATTTCAGTGATCCTGATCTCGTGGTGGTTGCCCCCGATACCGGGGCTATCAGCAGGAACAAGTTCTATGCGCAAGCCTTGCATCGCCCATTGGCAATGTTGTACAAGGAACGCGATTACTCGATTGTAAGCCGTGATGCTAAACACTCCAATATCAAGAGTATCAATCTGCTTGGAGATGTGAAGGGCAAGACTGTGCTTATCGCCGATGATATGCTTGCAACCGGTGGAACCATGATTATCGCAATGCGTGAATTGATGAACCTTGGTGCGAAAAAGATCATCTGTATGGTAAGTCTTCCTTTCTTTAATGCAGGAGCTGTAGAAGATTTTGACATGGCCTATAAGGAAGGTATTTTCTATCGGATCATCGGTACTAATTCCGTATTCCACGGGCGTGACCTACTCGAAAAAGAGTGGTATGTGCAGGCTGATATAACCGAGCTGTTTGCTCGTGTTATCAGTCGCCTTCACCATGGTCGTTCTATCAGCCCATTGCTTGACAACCGAAAATTCATCCAGATTCTTATCGATAACACACAAGCTCAGGCTCAAGCCCAGGCGCAAGAGCCAAAACCGGGAGCTAGCGCTAGTGACCCGGAGAGCAAGTAGACCTTGTTGTCCGGGTTATTCCTGCCTCCCGCCATCTGATCGTTCATCAGGGGGTGAGTTGTACATTCATTCTACCATCTGGAGTTATTATCATGCACATGTCACATAGAATTTCAGCTTTTCAATGTTCACCCATCCGCCGCCTCTCTCCGTATGCTCGCGATGCCGTGAGCCGAGGAATCAAAGTCTATCATCTGAACATAGGACAACCTGATATCAAGACCCCTCCTCAGGTTATCGAGGCAGTTCAAAACTATGATCAAAGCATTATTGCCTACGGAAATAGTGAGGGGATGCAAGAACTTCGAGAGGCCCTTCCTGCCTACTATGCAAAGTATGGTCTTCATGTGGATGCAGAGGATATTCTCATCACTACCGGTGGGAGTGAAGCTCTTCAGTTTGCATTCATGACGCTCTGTGATCCATATGATGAGATCATCATTCCTGAACCGTATTATACCAATGTATCCTCCTTTGCCCACTCGGCGATGGTTGACTTGGTGCCTGTTACGAGCAACATGGAGGAGGAGTTCTCCCTCCCCGATATCAGTGCTTTCGAGCAGAAAATCTCCAGGAAAACTGGGGCAATCCTGCTGTGTAGCCCCAATAATCCTACTGGACATGTCTATACGAAGGATGAGCTGCTGCAGCTTCTGAATCTCTGTAAGAAGCATGATATTTTCCTGATTGTCGATGAGGTGTATCGCGAGTTCTGCTATGACGGGAAGACGTTCACCAGTGTCCTTTCCTTTGATGAGTTCAGTGACCGGGTCATCTGTGTGGACAGTTTCTCAAAACGATACAGCATGTGTGGAGCTCGAATCGGTGCCTTGGTGAGCAAGAACAAGGAAGTTTTGGAGAATGCTCTCAAGCTTTCCCAGGCTCGCTTGTGCCCTCCTGACATTGAGCAGGTAGCTGCTCTTGCTGCGTTAAGTACTGATGACTCCTATCTTCGTGAAGTAAAGATTGAGTATGAGAAGAGAAGGGATTTCATTGTTGATGCCTTGCAGAAAATCGACGGAGTGAAAGTGAGCAACCCGAAAGGCGCTTTCTATCTTGTGGCAGAACTCCCGGTGGATGATGCAGAGTCATTTGCTACATTCATGCTCCGTGATTTCAATTTTAATGGGGAGACAGTCATGGTCGCCCCTTGTGAGGATTTCTATGTGACCAAAGGGTTGGGACACCGACAGGTAAGAATTGCCTACGTGCTCAACACCGATGACCTTGCAAAAGCAACAGCCTGCATTGAAGCAGGCCTTGCTGCTTACCGTGCTCAGATGTGATCTATTCTCCAATGATCTTGATGAGCACATGCTTATCTCTCATGCCATCAAAATCATAGTAGAAGATTTCTTCCCAAGAGCCAAAGTCGAGTTTTCCTCCTGTAATTGCAATGACCGCCTCTCGTCCCATAATGGACCGCTTGAGGTGGCCATCTGCATTGTGTTCCTTTTCTGTGTTGTGTTTGTACTGCTCGTAGGGCAGTTCGGGGGCCAACTTTTCTAGCCAGATCTCGAAATCTTCATGCAATCCCGTTTCCACGGCATTGATGAACACGCTGCTGGTGATGTTCATTGCATTGACCAAGACTAGTCCTTCTCTAATTCCGCACTCATCAACTGCTTCCTGCACAGCATCAGTGATATTGACGAGACCTCGTCGTTTGTTGAGGTGAAACCAGAGTTCCTTTCGATAGGTCATCATAGGCGCCTCCTCTTGCATAATTAGTATACCACCATTAGTTGCAGAGCTGAAGCTTTAAGGGTACACTGCCAGCCATTATGGATGAAACTATCGTTGTGTTGCCGAAGGAGCGGATACTGGGCCATCTTGCGGTGATCAGTACCATGACATTCTGGGCTGTTACTTTTGTTTCGACCAAGCTGCTCTTGGTTGCCTTTACTCCTGCCCAAATCCTGATGGTCCGCTCTTTACTTGGGTTGGTTCTTTTATTTCTCATAAATCCCAGAAGCGTGGGATACTCCTCGCACAAGGACCGGGCACTGGTAGCCGCAGCTGGCACAATGGGAATTTTCCTCTACTACTATCTGGAGAATACTGCTCTGGTTTATACCAGTGCGAGCAATGTAGGGGTAATTGTTGCAACTGCACCGTTTTTTACCCTTATGGCAACGCATTTTTTCTTGAAGGAAGATTCCTTGAAGAAAAACTATTTTCTTGGCTTTGCAATTTCAATGGCAGGAATAATCTTGCTGACAGTCGGGGATGGGACCGCTCTGGATATTAACCCTTTTGGAGATTTCCTTGCTTTGGTGGCAATTATGATGTGGGGACTCTATACCGTGCTGACACGTTTGGTTGCACGAAGGGGATACTCGAACCTTCTTGTGACGAGGGACATGTTTTTCTATGCGCTCATCATTCAGGTTGTGGTGTTGCTGATAGAGGGGAAGCCTTTCGATTTTCAAGCAATGGTGACCGTTCCCTATCTCTATCATCTGTTGTTTCTTGGTTTTATTGCTTCTGCATTCTGTTTTGTCTCCTGGAATTATGGGCTACGTACCATTGGTGTGGTCAAGAGTTCCTTTTACCTTTACCTGAGCCCGATTATCACGATCGTGTTTGCTTCCTTGGTACTTGGTGAGACCTTTACATCTATGGATGCAATTGGAACTGCATGTACCTTGGCAGGTCTTTTGATAAGTGAATATCGAAGACGATAGATACTTGCAAAACCACTATACTGATGTTACCCTCTTTCTAGAGGGGACCGGGTATGGATACACAAAGCAAGTTGGACATCTTGAGTCGTGACGCCCAGTATGATCTTAGTTGTGCCTGTGGGACAAAGAATCCTGATGAACACCGTAAACGGAACAACAAAGGTAGTGGATGGCTCTACCCTGCCACAACCGCAAGTGGAGGACCTGGCATTATTCTCAAGACCTTGTTGGGAAACCGGTGTACCAACGACTGTAAGTATTGTCCACTCAGAACAGGGCAAGACTTTCGTCCTGTTGCGCTTTCTCCTTCAGAGATGGCTTCCTTCTTTTATGATTTCCAGGCAAAACGGTCGCTTATTGGGTTGTTCCTTTCCAGTGCTGTTATGGGAGATGCAGGAGGGACAATGGAGATGCTTGTTTCTACTGCAAAAATCTTGAGAAATCGCTACCACTACAAGGGTTATATCCATTTGAAGGTAATCCCGGGATCCGCCAAGGAGAGTATTAATGAAGCCCTCAAGTATGCAAGTGCCCTTTCTTTGAATATCGAAACACCTGGGGAACAACATTTTTCCAAGCTTACTGATACCAAAAATTATGTACAAGATATTCTGGAACCTCTCAAGTATATCGCCAGTCAGACAGCTCGAGGTAGCCAATATCAACGAGTACATACCTCCAGTCAGTTCATAGTTGGCGCCAGTAATGAGTTGGATAAGGAAATCTTGTTGTACACAAGTCGTATGTACAAGGAACTCCATATGGGGAGACTCTACTTCAGTGCCTACCAACGGGGATTGGGAGACCCAACACTCCCAGGTGAGCAAATTGCCATACCAGCCCAAGAGCAACTGGAACTGTTCGAGGAGATTCCCATGACTCCTGTACAGGATCAAGGGCTACTGACAAGGGAACACCGTCTCTACCAAGCCGATTGGCTCTTACGGAAATATGGTTTTGATTTTCAGGAGTTGTCCTTTGAACAGGAAGGGAATCTCAGCCTCTACGATGACCCTAAGCTTGCTTGGGCAAAAGCCAATATCGATTTTTATCCGCTCTCAATCAAACGTGCCCCAAAGGAAGCTTTGCTCAGGGTTCCAGGTCTCGGCCCTACCTATGTGAATCGAATCATCGATAGACGTCGAAATACTCCTATATCGTGCCTCGAGGATCTGCGTCTTCCTTTCTCAACCTTGGAAAAAGCTCGACCATTTATCACCATGTAAAGAAAGGCCTTGTTGTCTCTCCCGCAAATCCCTACAATGCATTCATGGTCAGTCTCTATGTATCCTTCTTTTTTGTATTTGGCATCATGGCAGTGGTCAATCCTTACCTGCAAGTGATGATCAGAAACCTTGGGTACTCACATGATGTTGTGGGGTTTCTTCTTGCTGTTTTTGAAACTGCTGGTATTGTCGGCCCCTTGTTGGTTGCACGTCATGTTGATAAGCATAGATCTGGCAAGAATACGATACTTCTTTGTACAGTCTTATCTGCCTTGGGTGTGTCGCTGCTGATGTACTCCTCTTCCATTTGGATGACAATGTTTGCATTGATACTCCTGGCTTTCTTCCTCCGGTCTCTTGTTCCCGTTATTGATAGCTATGCGAATAATCGACTAAATGGTGATGCACAGAAATATTCATTCCTCAGAAGTGGTGGAACAATTGGGTTTGTGCTGTTTTCATTGTTACTGGCGATAACCCGTAAGCCTGATCTTACCAGCAACAGCAGTATAGGCTTGTATGCCTTAGTGGCATTTTCCCTTTTTATGCTGCCGGTATTGGCTTGGAAGAAGGATCCAGAACGAAGGGAGATGCCCCCTGCTACCTCAGATAACGCTGAAGGAAAGTGGTATGATCTTGCATTTGTGATTGGCTTGGTGATTATTGGTTTGAACCGATTCAGCATGTCCTCCATTGCCAGCTTCTTTTCGTTGTATCTGGTAGAGGAGCTGAAGGTTAATGCAATTAGCTTGATGAATGCGATTGCATCGGGTAGTGAGTTTGGTGCCCTTATCCTTGCAGGCTATTTACTACAAAGAAAAAAGGTGCTTCCTGTCAGCCTGCTGATGATCAGCAGTGGAGCCTTGTTGGTTCGTCTGCTCATCTATGCGTTGGTTCCTACCTTGGGTGGTGCATTGGTAGCTCAGCTCCTTCATAGCCTTTGTTATGGGTTCTTCCACCCTGCGGCAATTTTTTTGGTTGCTCGAAGGGTGAGGCGTTCTCACAGAACACTCGGTATGTCTATGTATGTTTCGCTTGGAATAGGTCTGCCTACAGTACTAGGCTCCAGTCTAGGAGGGCTTGTCCTTGAACAGTTTGGATATCGTGTATTATTCATGGGATATTCCCTGTTTGCTCTTGCATCGGTTATGGTTGGTCTAGCCAGTTATAAGCTTATGACGGCAAAGTCGCTTGAAACTATATGATTTGGTCTTGTGACCGCTAGGGTCGAAGTTTGAATGAGAGGGAAAGGTGTGATATGCTCTACTACGAGGAGAGGCAACAGTGAAAACCAGTGAGGGTTGGGATTTACTTTCCATTGGAGAGATTTCGACTGAGAAGGTACAGAAGAATCTCAGGGAGATCTCGGTGTTTCTTTCCAATGATATCCGGAACATCAAGGATATAGTTTTCCAGTACCACCCATTGGAGGTGGTCAAGTTTGCATTCTGGGAGCAACATAGGCTGTTGAGAAAGAAAAACTCTGACCTCTTCGCGCAGCAAGTTGCTTCCCGTTTGGTTGTCTACCTCTCCAGTCTTCTTCCCTACTGGGAGAAAGACTATTCCTTGAATACTGATATTAAACCGAAAGATTGGAAGCGCGTAAGCCAACTTTTTGATGATCTTTGTAAGAAAAGCATCCGCTATGCTGACAATCATACCTTGTTGTTACGAAACCAGGGTATGTTTGAGTCAGATGATGAAATGTTGGCATTTCAGGAGGAGGCTAGCGATTTCTGTCTTCCCCCGGTAGCTGAAGAAGATTTATTGCAACAGAAATTGACTGCGTTGCAGTATCAATTACAGCCTTTCAATGCTCTGATTAACCAGGTATTTCCAGCTAAGCTTGATGGATTGCTATCTGCATTCTTGCAACTATCCAAGCGAGCATTTGAAGGAATTGACTCCCTGCTTGAGGATAACGCTACGTTCAAACAGGCGAGCATATTGCAACTCGAGGTGTTAAAAAGCCGTGGAGAACGTGTTGATGACCTTGAAGCGGTCATGAACCGAATTATCAAGGAACAGGGATGGGAGTCTTGGGTCGAGAGTATAGTTGATCGCAGAGATAAGTTTCTTCTCTTTGATGTACTTGGTGATACAAGTCTCAATGAGCGTGATGCATACCTTCTCTCAGATGCTCTTGCATCAAGGGACTATGATGATTCAAATCATTTGCTGATTGATGGTTTGGACAGTGAAGTGAGACCATTCATCCGCATGGATGCATCATATTATTGTTTTGTAGGTCATTCCTTGCTCGATAGGGCATACGGGTATATCAAGAGAGCTGTCTGTTCGCAGGATGAGGAAATTGCAAAAGAGTGGAGTACTATTGAGGGTGAGAAGCGGACCCTGGTGCCGGTAACCTTCTTTACTGCAATGCTAGGTACCCTGAATTATACCTCGAACGTTGATTATAAGGATGGATATCTTGATGCTCTTTATGAAAATGAAGTAAAACAGGTTGTTGTACAGGTTTCTTCCAGCCATGGTGATGATGTTGATGAAAACCCATTTCAGGACTCCCAAAACTATGTCCGAAATTTGCAGAAAACTATTTCAGCCAGTAAGCTTGCTCAATCTCATCCTGCAATTTCAGTTCTTATCGATACAAAACACCCTACGCTCTATCCCCTAGAAGTGCAGGATGGTGTGTTGAGACTCTCGTTCCTGCAGCTTGCCAACCTTGCATCCAGCTGGGAAGGAGTTTCAGAGCTCAAGGAGTTGTTGGGCCTTTCCCCATTTGCAGGAGTGCATCACCATGACAATGAAGAGGAAGAAACTATTCTTCCAATAGAAGATGATGTTCCCTCGGAAGATGATGTTCCCTCGGAAGATGATGTTCCCTCGGAAGATGATGTTCCCTCGGAAGATGAT is from uncultured Sphaerochaeta sp. and encodes:
- a CDS encoding secondary thiamine-phosphate synthase enzyme YjbQ, which encodes MMTYRKELWFHLNKRRGLVNITDAVQEAVDECGIREGLVLVNAMNITSSVFINAVETGLHEDFEIWLEKLAPELPYEQYKHNTEKEHNADGHLKRSIMGREAVIAITGGKLDFGSWEEIFYYDFDGMRDKHVLIKIIGE
- a CDS encoding pyridoxal phosphate-dependent aminotransferase; this translates as MHMSHRISAFQCSPIRRLSPYARDAVSRGIKVYHLNIGQPDIKTPPQVIEAVQNYDQSIIAYGNSEGMQELREALPAYYAKYGLHVDAEDILITTGGSEALQFAFMTLCDPYDEIIIPEPYYTNVSSFAHSAMVDLVPVTSNMEEEFSLPDISAFEQKISRKTGAILLCSPNNPTGHVYTKDELLQLLNLCKKHDIFLIVDEVYREFCYDGKTFTSVLSFDEFSDRVICVDSFSKRYSMCGARIGALVSKNKEVLENALKLSQARLCPPDIEQVAALAALSTDDSYLREVKIEYEKRRDFIVDALQKIDGVKVSNPKGAFYLVAELPVDDAESFATFMLRDFNFNGETVMVAPCEDFYVTKGLGHRQVRIAYVLNTDDLAKATACIEAGLAAYRAQM
- a CDS encoding radical SAM protein, whose product is MDTQSKLDILSRDAQYDLSCACGTKNPDEHRKRNNKGSGWLYPATTASGGPGIILKTLLGNRCTNDCKYCPLRTGQDFRPVALSPSEMASFFYDFQAKRSLIGLFLSSAVMGDAGGTMEMLVSTAKILRNRYHYKGYIHLKVIPGSAKESINEALKYASALSLNIETPGEQHFSKLTDTKNYVQDILEPLKYIASQTARGSQYQRVHTSSQFIVGASNELDKEILLYTSRMYKELHMGRLYFSAYQRGLGDPTLPGEQIAIPAQEQLELFEEIPMTPVQDQGLLTREHRLYQADWLLRKYGFDFQELSFEQEGNLSLYDDPKLAWAKANIDFYPLSIKRAPKEALLRVPGLGPTYVNRIIDRRRNTPISCLEDLRLPFSTLEKARPFITM
- a CDS encoding Na/Pi cotransporter family protein, with translation MNTIVIFFQIVGSLGLFLFGIKLLSEGLQKTAGDKMKAVLKLMTKNRLVSILTGILITIIIQSSSATTVMVVSFVNAGLMGLTQAIGVILGANIGTTFTGWLVALLGFKLDITVLALISIAFAGPLMFSKKAQQRDIADVLLGFGILFLGLNFMSHSIPDITGNVDALAFLSAINNDTLWINLLCIILGTVITIVVQSSSAAMAMTLTMAYNGWLGVTAAAAMILGSNIGTTITAYLASIGTSTTAKRAAWAHIIFNVFGSLISLILFHPLLTFVNWITPGNIYALSGSALSSQLPLFLAMFHTVFNVINTVIFFPFVNQYAKFIKRLVPAKAEYDEGTYHFKYIGGIFIDSPEIYMLAIRDEIKKMANLACNMLTRYRGMFNNPSANMESDIQAMKKDEEYADQMQEQLSDFCVHLLQDSQTPTNASSLNCLIRVMDELESVTDSCFNLTMLSQRRFAQGWVFDEETDKDLKAYQQIVQDFLDYIRDRMDKTLTKAEMQMANEYEEQINSYRNRLSETVQERLSGGKADVRVELLILEKIRHLEHIGDYCTNIAEAYHQAVKHTPMLQKRSDKSVSSL
- a CDS encoding MFS transporter, whose translation is MVSLYVSFFFVFGIMAVVNPYLQVMIRNLGYSHDVVGFLLAVFETAGIVGPLLVARHVDKHRSGKNTILLCTVLSALGVSLLMYSSSIWMTMFALILLAFFLRSLVPVIDSYANNRLNGDAQKYSFLRSGGTIGFVLFSLLLAITRKPDLTSNSSIGLYALVAFSLFMLPVLAWKKDPERREMPPATSDNAEGKWYDLAFVIGLVIIGLNRFSMSSIASFFSLYLVEELKVNAISLMNAIASGSEFGALILAGYLLQRKKVLPVSLLMISSGALLVRLLIYALVPTLGGALVAQLLHSLCYGFFHPAAIFLVARRVRRSHRTLGMSMYVSLGIGLPTVLGSSLGGLVLEQFGYRVLFMGYSLFALASVMVGLASYKLMTAKSLETI
- a CDS encoding DMT family transporter, translating into MDETIVVLPKERILGHLAVISTMTFWAVTFVSTKLLLVAFTPAQILMVRSLLGLVLLFLINPRSVGYSSHKDRALVAAAGTMGIFLYYYLENTALVYTSASNVGVIVATAPFFTLMATHFFLKEDSLKKNYFLGFAISMAGIILLTVGDGTALDINPFGDFLALVAIMMWGLYTVLTRLVARRGYSNLLVTRDMFFYALIIQVVVLLIEGKPFDFQAMVTVPYLYHLLFLGFIASAFCFVSWNYGLRTIGVVKSSFYLYLSPIITIVFASLVLGETFTSMDAIGTACTLAGLLISEYRRR
- the prs gene encoding ribose-phosphate diphosphokinase, translating into MSIIKPHKLGIISGPGSEYFTGKVVKHLRRLYLERYEKLSSALAKRHGMREDEILKTVTLMDDLNNKRIPRSKCPTTFQCPDFTIKVKYTKFANGEEKAEILDAVRGLRIFIVYDVSNMEPVKVAGSDEPVSLSVNDHLMFLFTTINALQLAGAESVTLVLPTYPYSRQHKKGAREALTAAMFGHMCELLGVERIITLDIHSREIENSFSKLHLENLHASYQVLIALRKIIDFSDPDLVVVAPDTGAISRNKFYAQALHRPLAMLYKERDYSIVSRDAKHSNIKSINLLGDVKGKTVLIADDMLATGGTMIIAMRELMNLGAKKIICMVSLPFFNAGAVEDFDMAYKEGIFYRIIGTNSVFHGRDLLEKEWYVQADITELFARVISRLHHGRSISPLLDNRKFIQILIDNTQAQAQAQAQEPKPGASASDPESK